One window from the genome of Anticarsia gemmatalis isolate Benzon Research Colony breed Stoneville strain chromosome 8, ilAntGemm2 primary, whole genome shotgun sequence encodes:
- the LOC142974746 gene encoding uncharacterized protein LOC142974746 isoform X2 yields MCNLPPKFHSVCRLCLSFCGDNCSDVKLPIFDRDKDKSRLSEMIMANLSIMVSPEDLLPQVVCGSCAHKLDEFHTFRELSHKSERLLEQFVQYANSLSGSKEEILNITAAKLEEIIKPLSDNEFDHDTKIKYAEIGSPDSTEEMKNLESRQAAVTLLQIKNYDPSKYAVKPEDEPHIMFNSVPSLPPSDRAREVMHCNTVIDIISKAVAVAQRENEESQKFPPNYTSVIDRTQTSGAGDAYPHDYPEEKYNVYSGAQGAPSPVSNDDHDNKEMDLSLYGSVKSEPLEQSEPPEHTNAYFHGALAHNKSTNFVDEYKQHVFGSDDYKQHVFGRSTNKMKASIKENSSVYEECSQSSSGSDPDRLQMDISQMSQDDPEETQSARSAQSSPQPPHEHEQDKESLWQALHRQNGRSGEATQLLRRLINSKQLGMTVSPLRAPASPLSTTLQQPINGAVSPNGEWQGSGRGANVAGTARRKQSFPARAQPIAPLDPPANNPQWPQTASENEPSEASSTGVGGARGGAAGGAGPRVELSCSNCGTHTTTIWRRDARGEMVCNACGLYFKLHGVPRPTAMRRDTIHTRRRRPRHDAKHNKTKSRRSVSGTGGAAGAAGEAGEGAGSGGEGAEESVLAALRRQLQPHLLAALHAHNTRAHRPQVGHAPEYDEAPLNLVASHVAAAEETH; encoded by the exons atgTGTAATTTGCCGCCGAAGTTCCATTCAGTGTGTCGCCTTTGTTTATCATTCTGTGGCGATAATTGCAGTGATGTTAAACTTCCAATTTTCGACCGTGATAAGGATAAATCACGACTTTCCGAAATGATAATGGCAAATTTGTCAATAATG GTATCCCCAGAAGACTTGCTGCCACAAGTTGTGTGTGGGAGCTGTGCACACAAACTTGATGAATTTCACACATTCAGAGAATTATCACACAAATCTGAAAGGCTTTTGGAACAGTTTGTGCAGTATGCCAATTCATTATCTGGTTCAAAAGAG gAAATTTTGAACATAACGGCGGCAAAGTTGGAAGAAATAATTAAGCCACTGAGCGATAACGAGTTCGACCACGACACGAAAATTAAATATGCCGAGATCGGCTCCCCGGACTCTACTGAGGAGATGAAGAACTTGGAGAGCCGGCAGGCGGCGGTCACATTACTACAGATAAAAAATTACGATCCAAGTAAATATGCGGTCAAACCGGAAGACGAGCCTCACATAATGTTCAACAGTGTGCCGAGTTTACCGCCCTCGGACAGAGCGAGAGAGGTAATGCACTGCAATACCGTCATCGATATTATAAGTAAAGCCGTGGCTGTCGCGCAGCGCGAGAACGAAGAATCTCAGAAGTTTCCACCGAACTACACGAGCGTGATAGACAGGACGCAGACGAGTGGCGCCGGCGACGCTTACCCGCACGACTACCCTGAAGAGAAGTACAACGTGTACAGCGGGGCGCAGGGCGCGCCCAGCCCCGTCAGCAACGACGACCATGACAACAAGGAGATGGACCTGTCGCTCTACGGCTCCGTCAAGAGCGAGCCCCTCGAACAAAGCGAGCCACCTGAACATACGAACGCATACTTTCACGGCGCACTCGCACATAACAAATCTACCAACTTTGTTGATGAATATAAACAACATGTATTCGGATCTGATGATTACAAACAACACGTTTTTGGGAGATCGACCAATAAGATGAAAGCGTCCATAAAGGAAAATTCGTCAGTCTACGAGGAGTGCAGTCAAAGCAGTAGTGGGTCAGACCCGGACAGGCTACAGATGGATATTTCACAGATGTCGCAG GACGACCCAGAGGAAACGCAGTCGGCACGGTCAGCCCAGTCCTCCCCACAACCGCCCCATGAACACGAACAAGACAAGGAATCTCTCTGGCAAGCTCTTCATAGACAAAACG GACGTAGTGGCGAAGCAACACAGTTACTCCGGCGGTTGATAAACAGCAAACAGTTGGGCATGACGGTGTCTCCTCTAAGAGCGCCCGCCTCACCGCTCAGCACTACGCTACAACAACCGATCAACGGAGCTGTTTCACCG AATGGCGAGTGGCAGGGGTCTGGGCGAGGCGCGAACGTCGCGGGCACGGCGCGAAGAAAACAAAGTTTTCCCGCTCGAGCCCAACCCATCGCGCCTTTAGATCCGCCCGCTAACAACCCACAATGGCCACAGACAGCATCTGAAAac GAGCCGTCCGAAGCGTCGTCGACGGGCGTGGGCGGCgcgcggggcggcgcggcgggcggcgcgggcccGCGCGTGGAGCTGTCGTGCAGCAACTGCGGCACGCACACCACCACGATCTGGCGGCGCGACGCGCGCGGCGAGATGGTGTGCAACGCGTGCGGCCTGTACTTCAAGCTGCACGGCGTGCCGCGCCCCACCGCCATGCGCCGCGACACCATCCACACGCGCCGCAGGAGGCCCCGCCACGACGCCAAGCACAACAAGACCA AATCCCGGCGGAGCGTGTCGGGTactggcggcgcggcgggcgcggcgggcgagGCGGGCGAGGGCGCGGGGTCGGGTGGCGAGGGCGCCGAGGAGAGCGTGCTGGCGGCGCTGCGGCGCCAGCTGCAGCCGCACCTGCTGGCCGCGCTGCACGCGCACAACACGCGCGCACACCGACCGCAG GTGGGTCACGCGCCGGAGTACGACGAGGCGCCGCTGAACCTGGTGGCGTCGCACGTGGCCGCCGCCGAGGAGACGCACTGA
- the LOC142974747 gene encoding uncharacterized protein LOC142974747 isoform X1: MYFPRRYKVLMILCVLVSSSRAQEPDAESAPCDITIHDPNNLTLNCSRRNIDEIPDKWPEQINNLDKDGDVLITFFNNTISNVSQLPAVLGRRVAISFKSNEVVDIEDDAFRKIEGLVYLDLSNNYITGEVLRSEIFQGRYIDGIYAKIPLETLNLGYNDIHSLDRYLFQYTPHLTRLYLNNNPIEILDHVTTLAITSATNLEVLDLSKTDIDHIPLDAFRGLSKLQQVDLSDNNFVTVPESLSLVGESLQYLTFNNNPIVELNDDSFIGLTNLIELEVGENDYLNEVKRSTFSPLKNLRVLHLCHNRNLRYISHNAFRGLKDKWTLKEVYLDDNNLSELSPDLMPWKRLEILGMTGNNWLCNCDLANIVTKQGAGTRFKSDEIPFCAAPMRLSGAYITNITLTYCPTFDTTFAPKKSFSLSNLKPKHILWSILGVASVACLGMLLGLLVNTIKSVYNKRIRSQPIRYINITSDSSFA, from the exons ATGTACTTCCCAAGGAGGTATAAA GTGTTAATGATATTATGCGTCCTAGTTTCGTCGAGCCGCGCTCAAGAGCCCGACGCTGAAAGTGCTCCGTGTGATATTACCATACACGATCCCAACAATCTGACATTAAACTGTTCGCGGCGTAACATCGATGAAATTCCAGATAAATGGCCGGAACAGATAAACAACTTAGACAAAG ATGGGGATGTGTTGATAACGTTTTTCAACAACACAATATCGAACGTGTCGCAACTGCCCGCGGTACTAGGAAGGCGGGTGGCCATCAGCTTCAAGTCCAATGAGGTCGTTGACATAGAGGATGACGCTTTCAGGAAAATAGAGGGCCTCGTTTATTTGGACTTGAGCAACAATTATATTACAG GTGAGGTGTTGAGGAGTGAGATATTCCAGGGCCGTTACATCGACGGGATATACGCGAAAATTCCGCTGGAGACTCTGAACCTTGGCTATAATGACATCCATTCGCTAGACCGATACCTCTTTCAGTACACACCGCATTTGACAAGACTGTACTTAAACAATAACCCTATCGAGATCCTCGACCATGTTACCACGTTGGCTATCACAAGTGCCACCAACTTAGAG GTTTTGGACTTGTCTAAAACTGACATCGACCATATCCCACTGGACGCGTTCAGAGGCTTGTCTAAACTACAGCAGGTTGATTTGTCCGACAATAATTTCGTCACCGTTCCCGAGAGCTTGAGCCTCGTCGGTGAATCACTGCAATACCTCACCTTCAACAATAACCCAATCGTGGAGCTGAATGACGACAGTTTCATAG GCTTAACGAACTTGATTGAACTGGAAGTTGGTGAAAACGACtatttgaatgaagtaaaaCGAAGCACGTTCTCCCCGCTCAAGAACTTGAGGGTGCTCCATCTATGTCACAATAGAAATCTTAGATACATTAGCCATAACGCTTTCCGAGGACTGAAAGACAAATGGACCTTGAAGGAA GTGTACTTGGATGACAACAATCTGAGTGAACTATCACCTGATCTGATGCCATGGAAAAGACTAGAAATACTAGGAATGACTGGAAACAATTGGCTGTGTAACTGTGATCTGGctaatattgttacaaaacaaGGTGCTGGAACTCGGTTCAAGTCTGATGAAATTCCCTT cTGTGCAGCTCCCATGAGGCTCAGTGGTGCATACATAACAAACATCACACTCACTTACTGCCCTACATTTGACACCACATTTGCCCCCAAAAAGAGCTTCAGCCTATCCAACTTGAAACCAAAACATATACTGTGGAGTATTCTCGGTGTAGCATCAGTTGCTTGCTTAGGCATGCTACTGGGACTACTCGTCAATACAATCAAGTCTGTATACAACAAGAGGATTAGAAGTCAGCCTATTCGTTACATCAACATTACTTCAGACTCTAGTTTTGCTTGA
- the LOC142974746 gene encoding uncharacterized protein LOC142974746 isoform X1, protein MCNLPPKFHSVCRLCLSFCGDNCSDVKLPIFDRDKDKSRLSEMIMANLSIMVSPEDLLPQVVCGSCAHKLDEFHTFRELSHKSERLLEQFVQYANSLSGSKEEILNITAAKLEEIIKPLSDNEFDHDTKIKYAEIGSPDSTEEMKNLESRQAAVTLLQIKNYDPSKYAVKPEDEPHIMFNSVPSLPPSDRAREVMHCNTVIDIISKAVAVAQRENEESQKFPPNYTSVIDRTQTSGAGDAYPHDYPEEKYNVYSGAQGAPSPVSNDDHDNKEMDLSLYGSVKSEPLEQSEPPEHTNAYFHGALAHNKSTNFVDEYKQHVFGSDDYKQHVFGRSTNKMKASIKENSSVYEECSQSSSGSDPDRLQMDISQMSQDDPEETQSARSAQSSPQPPHEHEQDKESLWQALHRQNGRSGEATQLLRRLINSKQLGMTVSPLRAPASPLSTTLQQPINGAVSPNGEWQGSGRGANVAGTARRKQSFPARAQPIAPLDPPANNPQWPQTASENQEPSEASSTGVGGARGGAAGGAGPRVELSCSNCGTHTTTIWRRDARGEMVCNACGLYFKLHGVPRPTAMRRDTIHTRRRRPRHDAKHNKTKSRRSVSGTGGAAGAAGEAGEGAGSGGEGAEESVLAALRRQLQPHLLAALHAHNTRAHRPQVGHAPEYDEAPLNLVASHVAAAEETH, encoded by the exons atgTGTAATTTGCCGCCGAAGTTCCATTCAGTGTGTCGCCTTTGTTTATCATTCTGTGGCGATAATTGCAGTGATGTTAAACTTCCAATTTTCGACCGTGATAAGGATAAATCACGACTTTCCGAAATGATAATGGCAAATTTGTCAATAATG GTATCCCCAGAAGACTTGCTGCCACAAGTTGTGTGTGGGAGCTGTGCACACAAACTTGATGAATTTCACACATTCAGAGAATTATCACACAAATCTGAAAGGCTTTTGGAACAGTTTGTGCAGTATGCCAATTCATTATCTGGTTCAAAAGAG gAAATTTTGAACATAACGGCGGCAAAGTTGGAAGAAATAATTAAGCCACTGAGCGATAACGAGTTCGACCACGACACGAAAATTAAATATGCCGAGATCGGCTCCCCGGACTCTACTGAGGAGATGAAGAACTTGGAGAGCCGGCAGGCGGCGGTCACATTACTACAGATAAAAAATTACGATCCAAGTAAATATGCGGTCAAACCGGAAGACGAGCCTCACATAATGTTCAACAGTGTGCCGAGTTTACCGCCCTCGGACAGAGCGAGAGAGGTAATGCACTGCAATACCGTCATCGATATTATAAGTAAAGCCGTGGCTGTCGCGCAGCGCGAGAACGAAGAATCTCAGAAGTTTCCACCGAACTACACGAGCGTGATAGACAGGACGCAGACGAGTGGCGCCGGCGACGCTTACCCGCACGACTACCCTGAAGAGAAGTACAACGTGTACAGCGGGGCGCAGGGCGCGCCCAGCCCCGTCAGCAACGACGACCATGACAACAAGGAGATGGACCTGTCGCTCTACGGCTCCGTCAAGAGCGAGCCCCTCGAACAAAGCGAGCCACCTGAACATACGAACGCATACTTTCACGGCGCACTCGCACATAACAAATCTACCAACTTTGTTGATGAATATAAACAACATGTATTCGGATCTGATGATTACAAACAACACGTTTTTGGGAGATCGACCAATAAGATGAAAGCGTCCATAAAGGAAAATTCGTCAGTCTACGAGGAGTGCAGTCAAAGCAGTAGTGGGTCAGACCCGGACAGGCTACAGATGGATATTTCACAGATGTCGCAG GACGACCCAGAGGAAACGCAGTCGGCACGGTCAGCCCAGTCCTCCCCACAACCGCCCCATGAACACGAACAAGACAAGGAATCTCTCTGGCAAGCTCTTCATAGACAAAACG GACGTAGTGGCGAAGCAACACAGTTACTCCGGCGGTTGATAAACAGCAAACAGTTGGGCATGACGGTGTCTCCTCTAAGAGCGCCCGCCTCACCGCTCAGCACTACGCTACAACAACCGATCAACGGAGCTGTTTCACCG AATGGCGAGTGGCAGGGGTCTGGGCGAGGCGCGAACGTCGCGGGCACGGCGCGAAGAAAACAAAGTTTTCCCGCTCGAGCCCAACCCATCGCGCCTTTAGATCCGCCCGCTAACAACCCACAATGGCCACAGACAGCATCTGAAAac CAGGAGCCGTCCGAAGCGTCGTCGACGGGCGTGGGCGGCgcgcggggcggcgcggcgggcggcgcgggcccGCGCGTGGAGCTGTCGTGCAGCAACTGCGGCACGCACACCACCACGATCTGGCGGCGCGACGCGCGCGGCGAGATGGTGTGCAACGCGTGCGGCCTGTACTTCAAGCTGCACGGCGTGCCGCGCCCCACCGCCATGCGCCGCGACACCATCCACACGCGCCGCAGGAGGCCCCGCCACGACGCCAAGCACAACAAGACCA AATCCCGGCGGAGCGTGTCGGGTactggcggcgcggcgggcgcggcgggcgagGCGGGCGAGGGCGCGGGGTCGGGTGGCGAGGGCGCCGAGGAGAGCGTGCTGGCGGCGCTGCGGCGCCAGCTGCAGCCGCACCTGCTGGCCGCGCTGCACGCGCACAACACGCGCGCACACCGACCGCAG GTGGGTCACGCGCCGGAGTACGACGAGGCGCCGCTGAACCTGGTGGCGTCGCACGTGGCCGCCGCCGAGGAGACGCACTGA
- the LOC142974747 gene encoding tsukushi-like isoform X2 — protein MSDMYCVLMILCVLVSSSRAQEPDAESAPCDITIHDPNNLTLNCSRRNIDEIPDKWPEQINNLDKDGDVLITFFNNTISNVSQLPAVLGRRVAISFKSNEVVDIEDDAFRKIEGLVYLDLSNNYITGEVLRSEIFQGRYIDGIYAKIPLETLNLGYNDIHSLDRYLFQYTPHLTRLYLNNNPIEILDHVTTLAITSATNLEVLDLSKTDIDHIPLDAFRGLSKLQQVDLSDNNFVTVPESLSLVGESLQYLTFNNNPIVELNDDSFIGLTNLIELEVGENDYLNEVKRSTFSPLKNLRVLHLCHNRNLRYISHNAFRGLKDKWTLKEVYLDDNNLSELSPDLMPWKRLEILGMTGNNWLCNCDLANIVTKQGAGTRFKSDEIPFCAAPMRLSGAYITNITLTYCPTFDTTFAPKKSFSLSNLKPKHILWSILGVASVACLGMLLGLLVNTIKSVYNKRIRSQPIRYINITSDSSFA, from the exons ATGAGTGACATGTATTGC GTGTTAATGATATTATGCGTCCTAGTTTCGTCGAGCCGCGCTCAAGAGCCCGACGCTGAAAGTGCTCCGTGTGATATTACCATACACGATCCCAACAATCTGACATTAAACTGTTCGCGGCGTAACATCGATGAAATTCCAGATAAATGGCCGGAACAGATAAACAACTTAGACAAAG ATGGGGATGTGTTGATAACGTTTTTCAACAACACAATATCGAACGTGTCGCAACTGCCCGCGGTACTAGGAAGGCGGGTGGCCATCAGCTTCAAGTCCAATGAGGTCGTTGACATAGAGGATGACGCTTTCAGGAAAATAGAGGGCCTCGTTTATTTGGACTTGAGCAACAATTATATTACAG GTGAGGTGTTGAGGAGTGAGATATTCCAGGGCCGTTACATCGACGGGATATACGCGAAAATTCCGCTGGAGACTCTGAACCTTGGCTATAATGACATCCATTCGCTAGACCGATACCTCTTTCAGTACACACCGCATTTGACAAGACTGTACTTAAACAATAACCCTATCGAGATCCTCGACCATGTTACCACGTTGGCTATCACAAGTGCCACCAACTTAGAG GTTTTGGACTTGTCTAAAACTGACATCGACCATATCCCACTGGACGCGTTCAGAGGCTTGTCTAAACTACAGCAGGTTGATTTGTCCGACAATAATTTCGTCACCGTTCCCGAGAGCTTGAGCCTCGTCGGTGAATCACTGCAATACCTCACCTTCAACAATAACCCAATCGTGGAGCTGAATGACGACAGTTTCATAG GCTTAACGAACTTGATTGAACTGGAAGTTGGTGAAAACGACtatttgaatgaagtaaaaCGAAGCACGTTCTCCCCGCTCAAGAACTTGAGGGTGCTCCATCTATGTCACAATAGAAATCTTAGATACATTAGCCATAACGCTTTCCGAGGACTGAAAGACAAATGGACCTTGAAGGAA GTGTACTTGGATGACAACAATCTGAGTGAACTATCACCTGATCTGATGCCATGGAAAAGACTAGAAATACTAGGAATGACTGGAAACAATTGGCTGTGTAACTGTGATCTGGctaatattgttacaaaacaaGGTGCTGGAACTCGGTTCAAGTCTGATGAAATTCCCTT cTGTGCAGCTCCCATGAGGCTCAGTGGTGCATACATAACAAACATCACACTCACTTACTGCCCTACATTTGACACCACATTTGCCCCCAAAAAGAGCTTCAGCCTATCCAACTTGAAACCAAAACATATACTGTGGAGTATTCTCGGTGTAGCATCAGTTGCTTGCTTAGGCATGCTACTGGGACTACTCGTCAATACAATCAAGTCTGTATACAACAAGAGGATTAGAAGTCAGCCTATTCGTTACATCAACATTACTTCAGACTCTAGTTTTGCTTGA